The segment GCGGGCCGTGACGAGGTCGTCGGCGACGATGAGGGCGTCGATATGGTTGTGGATGTCGGGGAAGCCCCGGCGGAACATGAGGAGGATGTGTTTGTAGGGGGGCAATCCTGCCGGCATTCCTCGTGTATGATGCACGAAACCAGGCGATACCAACGTATCCAACGCGCGCAGATCGCCGTTGTTGATCGCCTGATAATAACCGCGGACCACGGCTTCATTTGTTTCCGACACCGTCATGCCATCCTGATTCATTGCCATTACCCGTCACTGGCTACCCAGAACAAACTCCCCAACCAGGGATTCCGCGTAAGGGTCCAACCCTACTGTATTCTTGAACAGTTCCGAATTCCCGCCGCCCAACGCGCAAGGAGCCAGCCCCATTGCCGTTGCCACCAGGTACATCGTCTGAAACAGAATCCCCACATTCTTCAAGATGAGCGCGTAAACAATGGATTCATACTTCCATTGCAGACGTTGGAAGCGAGCCGTGATCCCAAAATAAACTTGCGGTTTCGATTTGCGATCCGCCGTAATCCAGGCCAGA is part of the Ardenticatenales bacterium genome and harbors:
- a CDS encoding ester cyclase; the protein is MNQDGMTVSETNEAVVRGYYQAINNGDLRALDTLVSPGFVHHTRGMPAGLPPYKHILLMFRRGFPDIHNHIDALIVADDLVTARTTTSGTHQGTFLGHAPTGKQFEANGIDIFRLHEGRIVERWGVFDTITMLQQLGLYTPSAA